One Raphanus sativus cultivar WK10039 unplaced genomic scaffold, ASM80110v3 Scaffold1708, whole genome shotgun sequence genomic window, AATCTAACCGAAGTGAGTAATAATTTGTGAGATTTCGGCTAGGctattctcctttttttttttgcttaaaaagGAAAGACTTTAGAAAAAGACATAAATCTAAAGAGAAGAGGAACTATAtaaaaaaaccctaaatccaCCGAAACCACGCACCCCACCCAGCCGTTTAAAAAGCCTATCGCATCCTCCTTGCATCGGAGACCGATCTCATTCAAAGAACACGCTCCTTCATCTTCCTCGGCTGTATCTCTTCTTGTCTCGGTATGTTTATCTTATTCAAAGGTTTCTTCTTTCGCTGCGTCTAGATCTCTGTTGTGTTTTTACTTAAATTGCCCAACCTTATGCTCTTTGCTTCTCGAATTGAGACTTATCTGTGTACGATTACGTAAATTCTCATTAGATTTATTGATCTCCTTAGTTCATCATCAACTTATGCTCCAGAAACCCCATTAGATTTGTAGATTAGTATGCCTAATTTGTGTTGTGTTTCTCCTTATAGGCAGAACAAGTATGTTTTGTCTGATTCTGATGCTTTATGTATATGTCTTGACAGGTTTTACAGTTGGATTCACATATCAGCCTTGTATTTTTTTACTCGATAACTACTAGCAATTATGGATGATTGGGGTAAGATTATACTTTAATGTCTCTTTATGTGTTTTTTATCTATAATCACATTACAAAATTGATTCACTTGCGCAAGTGTGAATCTTATTGGAGTTTGATtgcttatagtttttttttatttttttgatgatttaaGAGGAGGAGCAGCTTGCACCACTTCCAGCTAAAGTTGAGCTTAAAAGCAACTGGGATGACGAGGATGTAGATGAGAATGTAGATGAGAATGATATTAAGGACTCTTgggaggaggatgatgatgatggcgaACCTGCTCCGGTCAAGCCTGCTACTGAGAAGGCTCCTCCTAAGAAAGCAGCAGCAGCCAAATCTGTTGAAAAGAAGGGCAAAGCAGCCGATGTTCCAAAAGAAGCACCAAAGGAAGAACCTTTGGTTCCTATCTCTGAGAAACTTCGCTTGCAGAGGTAATATATAAATCTTCCCTTTACATATTTGTCCAGACAAGGTTTTATAAACAGACCAAAAACTCTGTGTTCTTATACATTTATGTTCTTTCTCTCACAGGCTTGTTGAAGAAGCTGACTACAAGCTAACTGCTGAACTCTTTGGAACGAAGGGTGACGAGACAAAACTTGATGTGTTCATCCCCAGGGCTGTTGAGGTTAGTGAGGAAAGTGCGTGGTGAGGCTTTGAGGTTTCGTGGGGCTGAGTATGAGTTCGTGTCGCGTTTGGCTTTGCTGATTCAGAGAGTGGATGGACTTGGAGATGATACGAAGATTGCTGCTAAGATGATTCATGATGTTCTTGATAGGTATTACATGGGAGGTACAGGGTTGGATTCTTCGGGTTTCATCCAGAGCCTAATTGGTACTCACCACTCTGCTTAAACCGATTctgggatttagggtttacgcACTTTTCTGTAATTGGTTTTCGTGAGAAGTCTATAATGTGGGATACGTTTTGAGTCAGTCCATTAATGAAATTGAAGCTGGAAAAGTATGCAAGCGTGTGCGTCAAGGTCTCTTGTTTCCAGAAGATGGAAATTTATAACTTTATGAAAtgaatttgatatattttcaaaaGCTTCGCTTTgtagaatgttttttttttttaatcttgtcTTAACCTCAACGGGTTCTGTTCTGTATGATGAATTGGAGAAGATATTATagttcaccaagtacatgaaaGGTGAAGAACAAACCAAATGATTGAATCAATGATTTTTGGTGGCACTCTCTTGATCTTATGAGTATACTTGTTATGAAGATGTAAAACATTAATTGGGATAGATTAGCATACGGTTTACTTGGTTCGACTTGGCTGTGTGTTTTTTCTGAGCTTGTGCTTCTTGAGTTTACGGGCCCTTTTGTGCATCAGCATTGCTATCTTTAGAAGTTCTCATTCACACTCTACGTGTGCTTGCTTCACTGAAGCCATTCTGATAAAATCCAAGATATATATGCATTCTCCTTATTCTTTATCAATGCCAATTTTACTTTTGATTCTCCAAAGATCATTGATGATTTGCACATTGATCAAGTGTTCCGATGCTTCCCCGtatgtttttagaaaatatgCTGTCTCAGTTGCGTCACATTCTGTCGTTATACACATATGAGTAAATTATCTTCTGCAAATAACATATGGTAATATTGAAGGGCCATCGTTTCCAAATCTGGTACCATCGATTTTCTAAGCTTTCCAAGTTGTTCAAGTAATCCAATCAGGCAATCACAGCTTCTGACACATCCGATTCTATTGCTCTGGTTTTGTTGTTCTTCCCCTTTGTACTAAATAACACATTTTAAATCAAATCAatccttttaaaaaattaaatattttttcaaaagaaaaaaaatgaaagaagaccTAATTTGAAATAAGAAAAGGAAGACTATATTTGGGACACTTGTGACCGGTTCGACCATATGATTCTAAGAGCATCTAGATTTTATAGCCCATTGTTATTTGAGAAATTTGGAGCTCTACCAAAACATTTTTATGATATTGGTGATAtaccaaaagcaaaaaaaatgacAACTGTTCATAGTGTTGTTTTACTCTGTTACTTCTACTACATAAACTTCTCAATAAGCGATACCAAATCTTCATCTGATATGCAAagatttcttttcaattttGTGTCAGAAGAACTCTCTTTcactctttcttttttattcttgTTCTTCTTAAGCTATGTTCTTGtttgtttcttgatttttgTCAAAGCTGAGTCCATTGGTTGATTCTATGCGATTAAGGCCTAAAAGGTAACTGGATTTTTCTTAAAAGTTTTCAACTTTATTCTTGTTGTCTCTCCGTTCGAATCTGTAAtggattattttttttggttttgaatttgAAACAGGACTTGTTTTGGAGTAGAATCTTTTGGAAATTTCGTATAAATCAACTATTTTTGTTCTCTGACTATTGTTTTTAAAGAGGTTTTGGTTTAAGAATTTGCACACCAAGTGTTTGACAAAATGACTGAACCAAAGAAAATGTCCTCCCTTCAAGTTACCAAGCTCTTCAAGTCACCAAGCTCTTCAAGTCACGCAATATGGAGTCAAACTATTTAACCAGCCAATATTTACAACTGATGAGTAATTCTAACAATATCCGGTTAACATGAAATTTAATACATTATCGTTTAGGGTGAAATAACAAGTTATCCGGTTAACAAGATATATAACTGTATAAGATATTAGTTTTTCAGATAATTTGTTTACACTTACGCggaggtttgggtttaggggtttttaatggctttagggtttagttttgggtttagggtttaataaaTAGAATTTTGTTTCCGGGGTTActattgggtttagggtttaggatttagtgactagggtttgggtttaggggtCTTCCCTTCAAGTCACCAAGCCTTTCAAGTCACAAAATATGAAGTCAAACTATTTAACCAGCCAATATTTACAACTGACGGGTAATTCTAACAATATCCGATTAGCATGAAATTTAATACATTATCGT contains:
- the LOC130494610 gene encoding uncharacterized protein LOC130494610, which encodes MDDWEEEQLAPLPAKVELKSNWDDEDVDENVDENDIKDSWEEDDDDGEPAPVKPATEKAPPKKAAAAKSVEKKGKAADVPKEAPKEEPLVPISEKLRLQRLVEEADYKLTAELFGTKGDETKLDVFIPRAVEVSEESAW